The following is a genomic window from Lagenorhynchus albirostris chromosome 2, mLagAlb1.1, whole genome shotgun sequence.
TCTAGGAGCAAACGCTGCCGCACGTCGCCGACTCGATCTCTCTTCCAGCGAGCATCCCTCCAGCGGCACACTAGGGCCCGGGGCTCGCAGCCTGGTCCTCCCTCCCGGTGCCCGCGATCGGTGCGCTTAGCCCCCGCAGGTGCCTCCCCGCCTGCCGGACCCTTTCTCGAAGCCCGAATTTCCTCGAAGCCCCACGGCTGGGAGCGGCCCCCTCCCCGGATGGGCGCGATCGGGGCTGGTCCTCCAGGCGTCCGGGAGGAGCCGGGCAAGGAGGCCTTTCTCGGATCGCATCAGAGAAAGGCTGAGGACGGGCTAGCTCGGCCTCGGCCAGGCCGCCCGGGGACAGCTGAGGGCTCCCGACTCCGGGCCCCAGAGCACCAAACTTTGCGGGCGGGGATGCAGCTCGGGCCGGGGCAGCAGGCGCGGCTCCCGCCTTTCCCcggcccttcccttccctccccagcctctccttcCGCAGCCACCCGGCCGCCGACCTATTCCCGGGAGGTGGTCGGCAGACTGCGGGAGCATTGTCTTATCCCACGTCGCCGTGTCCCTAGGTCCCCGATGTGTGTGGCTGTCTGCGTGACAGATGGTGCTTCGGGAGCCTGCGAGGGCATGAGAGTCCATTTGCTGTTGAAAGGCGCCTCCACGTTTGTTTAGTCATCTATTATTTCGGAGAAGCGCGAGGGGTACGGGGAAGCCTTCCCGCTCCGGGACGCCTGCTCTCCGTCCGCGCTCGGGGCTGGGTTCCTCTGGAGTCCCGGCCGCCCCGCGCCCCAGACCCGCGGGCAGCCCGCGGGCACCCAGTTCTCCGGCTGCTTCGCCCCAGGCCCTCGGGGCGGGAAGCGCGCTCCGCGTCTCCGCGCCCCCCCGCAAACCCCAGATGGATTCGTCGTTCGGATTCATTCGTTTGTCAGGGTCGGAGAAGAAGTAAGGGAGGCGGAATGGCCGAGTTGTATTTAGCCGAAGGAAGCACAAAACCCAGGAGCGGCCTCGCAGGCCTGCGGTCGTTCCCCGGAGCAGGCCCGCAGGCCGGTGTGGGTCTCCTGCAGGCCTCGGTGTCAGGTCCAGGATGCGGCCTGGGCCAAGGAGAGGCCTCGCTGGCTCCCGAGCCGGGCGGTGGCGCAGGGCTCGGCTCTCGGGCCTGCCTGCCTCGGCGCGCTCCCTCCCCGCGGGGTCCGCTCCTCGGAGCTCGCCGTCCTGCCTTGGGGAGGCGGCCCGGGCCGCGCGGAGGCCCGGCAGGCTAGGCCCTCGCCCGCTCTCGCTCCTATCAGAAGACCCCCATTCCTTTTATTGATCGCTTTTCTGACTCCCCCTCAGTTTCCAAAATGATGCTGAGTCCAGACCAAGCCGCCGACTCGGACCACCCCAGTTCGGCGCCCTCGGACCCGGAGTCGCTGGGTGGCGCGGACGCCAAGGTGCTGGGCAGCGTGTCGGACCTGGAGCCGGTGGAGGAGGCCGAAGGCGACGGCAAGGGCGGCAGCCGGGCCGCGCTCTACCCGCACCCGCAGCAGCTGAGCCGCGAGGAGAAGCGCCGCCGCCGGCGAGCCACGGCCAAGTACCGCTCGGCCCACGCCACCCGCGAGCGCATCCGCGTGGAGGCCTTCAACCTGGCCTTCGCCGAGCTCCGCAAACTGCTGCCCACGCTGCCCCCGGACAAGAAGCTGTCCAAGATCGAGATCCTGCGCCTGGCCATCTGCTACATCTCCTATCTCAACCACGTCCTGGATGT
Proteins encoded in this region:
- the NHLH2 gene encoding helix-loop-helix protein 2 — translated: MMLSPDQAADSDHPSSAPSDPESLGGADAKVLGSVSDLEPVEEAEGDGKGGSRAALYPHPQQLSREEKRRRRRATAKYRSAHATRERIRVEAFNLAFAELRKLLPTLPPDKKLSKIEILRLAICYISYLNHVLDV